GACGCCGACGCTCGCGGAGGCGAAGATAAAAAAGCTCGCGGCGCTCGCCGAACGTCGTTGGCGCGCCGAAACGGTGGGGACGATGGCGAGCGGCATGAACCTGCCGACCGACGAGAAAACGCAGGCGAAGCTGACTGCGGCTGTGGTGGCCAGCGTGCTGGACAATGATTATGCGGTGAATTGGAAGCTGGCGGACGGTAATTTCGTCTTGCTCGACCATGCGACTCTCGTCGCCGTCGCGCAGGGCGTGCGCGCTCATGTGCAATCTTGCTTCGATCGCGAGGCGCAGCTCGTCACGGCGATCGGCGCGGCGTCCGACGTCGCCGCGCTCGCGGCGATCGAAATAGAGACGGGATGGCCCGTCTGACGCCGCATTTTGTTCGCGGCGCTTCTCTACTGAAAGGACATTCGTCATGATCGATA
This genomic window from Methylosinus sp. H3A contains:
- a CDS encoding DUF4376 domain-containing protein; the protein is MSYSIISDVSGSPLARVVRRIADGAVVPIDADSVDSAAYRQWLADGNVPTPLATPTLAEAKIKKLAALAERRWRAETVGTMASGMNLPTDEKTQAKLTAAVVASVLDNDYAVNWKLADGNFVLLDHATLVAVAQGVRAHVQSCFDREAQLVTAIGAASDVAALAAIEIETGWPV